A single genomic interval of Gemmatimonadota bacterium harbors:
- a CDS encoding ABC transporter ATP-binding protein codes for MTLPPARAANDHVVDAPAVPVLEARNVFKTFHGGDGAAVRVLEGASITVRRGEMVAIIGASGAGKSTLLHVLGALERPTSGEVLLNGEPVAALSDEVLAERRNRGVGFVFQFHHLLKEFSALENVMMPLRIAGRPDAASRARAEQLLERVGLSHRRHHRPSELSGGEQQRTAVARALAMQPGLLLADEPSGNLDHMHAESLHDLFAELARELSLGLVVVTHNRALAARADRVLLLESGHLADNSSNQGAV; via the coding sequence ATGACGCTCCCGCCCGCACGCGCCGCGAACGATCACGTCGTGGACGCTCCGGCGGTGCCCGTGCTCGAGGCGCGCAACGTATTCAAGACGTTCCACGGCGGCGACGGTGCCGCGGTGCGGGTGCTGGAAGGCGCCAGCATTACCGTGCGTCGTGGCGAGATGGTCGCTATTATCGGCGCGAGCGGTGCGGGTAAGAGCACGTTGCTCCACGTGCTCGGTGCGCTCGAGCGGCCGACGAGCGGTGAGGTGTTGCTCAATGGCGAGCCTGTGGCCGCACTCTCGGACGAAGTGCTCGCGGAGCGGCGGAATCGCGGGGTGGGATTTGTGTTTCAGTTCCATCATCTGCTCAAGGAGTTTTCGGCCCTGGAGAATGTGATGATGCCGCTGCGCATCGCGGGGCGGCCTGATGCGGCGTCGCGGGCGCGTGCGGAGCAGTTACTCGAGCGGGTCGGGTTGTCGCATCGGCGCCATCATCGGCCGTCCGAACTGTCGGGCGGTGAACAGCAGCGCACGGCCGTGGCGCGGGCGCTGGCGATGCAACCGGGGTTGCTCCTCGCCGACGAGCCGTCGGGCAACTTGGACCATATGCACGCCGAGTCGCTGCACGACCTGTTTGCCGAACTGGCTCGGGAGCTCTCGCTCGGGCTGGTGGTGGTCACACATAACCGGGCGCTGGCGGCGCGAGCCGACCGTGTCCTGCTATTGGAAAGCGGTCACCTAGCCGATAATTCAAGCAACCAGGGTGCCGTCTGA
- a CDS encoding ABC transporter permease, whose protein sequence is MLSLELAIAWRYLRSRRGSRLLSFISVIAIGGIVVGVSALVVIIGVMNGLQTDLRDKILVGSPDVRVLTFGDELRVPGWRKALATVAQQPGVVAVAPFVSTQALVRGASSYQEGASIGGIEPSGTRSQDVTTIREHAIMGDFRFETKDGKRRGAVVGKLLANRLNAFPGTKLTLLSAANLQPNAVTGGFVPAYYEVEVTGVFETGMYEYDNSYIYLDMAIAQQIAGLDTAVTGLEVRTANREAATAVGDTIAAVLGFPYHTVTWREQNSALFSALRLEKLGMSVILSLIIMVAAFNVVSTLTMVVRDKTREIGILKTMGLPSLSVRRIFLVQGLVIGMVGTGLGLLIGVVTSVVIDRYRLIALDPTIYFIDHLPVHLQLFDTALIGMLGVLVAGLATLYPAVQASRLYPIEAIRSE, encoded by the coding sequence ATGCTTTCGCTCGAGCTGGCCATTGCGTGGCGCTATCTGCGCAGCCGGCGCGGCTCGCGGTTGTTGTCGTTTATTAGTGTCATTGCAATTGGCGGTATTGTTGTGGGCGTGAGTGCGTTGGTGGTGATTATTGGCGTGATGAATGGCCTGCAGACGGATTTGCGCGACAAGATTCTCGTGGGGAGCCCCGATGTGCGGGTGCTCACTTTTGGCGACGAACTGCGCGTGCCCGGCTGGCGGAAAGCGCTCGCCACCGTCGCGCAGCAACCGGGTGTCGTGGCGGTCGCCCCGTTTGTGTCCACGCAGGCGTTGGTGCGCGGCGCGAGCAGCTATCAGGAGGGCGCGTCGATCGGAGGCATTGAACCATCCGGCACGCGGTCGCAGGATGTGACGACCATCCGCGAGCACGCCATCATGGGCGACTTTCGATTCGAGACGAAAGACGGCAAGCGCCGCGGCGCGGTGGTGGGGAAACTACTCGCGAATCGCCTGAACGCGTTTCCTGGGACCAAGCTGACGTTGCTCTCGGCGGCCAATCTCCAGCCGAATGCCGTCACCGGCGGCTTTGTGCCGGCGTATTACGAGGTGGAAGTGACGGGCGTGTTCGAGACAGGGATGTATGAGTACGACAATTCATACATCTACCTTGATATGGCGATTGCCCAACAAATAGCCGGACTCGACACCGCGGTGACGGGACTCGAAGTGCGCACTGCTAATCGCGAGGCCGCGACGGCCGTGGGCGACACGATTGCCGCCGTGCTCGGCTTCCCGTACCACACCGTCACCTGGCGAGAACAAAACAGCGCGCTGTTTAGTGCGTTGCGCCTTGAGAAACTGGGGATGAGCGTCATTCTTTCGCTCATCATTATGGTGGCGGCGTTCAACGTCGTGAGTACACTCACGATGGTGGTGCGAGACAAAACGCGCGAGATCGGCATTTTGAAAACGATGGGGCTGCCGTCGCTCTCGGTGCGACGGATATTCCTTGTGCAGGGACTCGTGATTGGCATGGTCGGGACGGGGCTTGGGCTGTTGATCGGCGTGGTGACGAGTGTGGTGATTGATCGGTATCGCCTGATCGCGCTGGACCCGACCATCTACTTCATTGATCACCTTCCAGTGCATTTGCAGCTGTTCGACACGGCGCTGATTGGGATGCTCGGCGTTCTGGTCGCGGGGCTCGCCACGTTGTATCCGGCGGTGCAGGCCTCGCGGCTCTACCCGATTGAGGCGATCCGCAGCGAATGA
- the lysS gene encoding lysine--tRNA ligase: MLARREKLDALVAQGVEPFAYGFERTHFAADAVALLPEGSEAEGPVVRVAGRVVAWRAHGKTTFAHLGDGSGRVQLYFRKDGLGDAVFALLDHYDLGDIIGVSGPLFRTRTGEVTVRVESVQMLAKSLRPLPFGKEEVVDGKTVRHSAFSDGEMRSRQRYADLAVHPEVRALFRARSKMTTSIRTFLDGRDFLEVETPVLQPLYGGAAAKPFVTHHNALDMPLFLRIADELYLKRLSVGGFDRVYEIGHDFRNEGIDRTHNPEFTMLEFYQAYADYTDMMTLVEALLISAAGAVRDALAGSDVSDAIPARDQAVLAGPFPRLEWLPSLSQALGVPDVTAMSDAELRKAAERIGVQNVGGLSRPKVMDELFQFHVESKIDRPTFVIDYPKELSPLAKPKRGNPELTERFELFARGKELANAFSELNDPIDQRARFEAQARLKAAGDEEATNVDEDYLRAMEYGMPPTGGVGIGLDRLFMYLTDTQHIRDAILFPTMRPE; the protein is encoded by the coding sequence ATGCTCGCGCGTCGCGAGAAACTCGACGCGCTGGTGGCGCAGGGTGTGGAGCCGTTCGCCTACGGGTTTGAGCGCACGCACTTTGCGGCCGACGCGGTGGCGCTCCTCCCCGAGGGGAGTGAAGCGGAAGGTCCGGTGGTTCGCGTGGCGGGGCGTGTGGTGGCGTGGCGCGCCCACGGCAAGACGACGTTCGCGCACTTGGGCGATGGGAGTGGCCGCGTGCAGCTCTACTTCCGTAAGGACGGGCTCGGCGACGCAGTGTTTGCCTTGCTCGATCACTACGACCTCGGCGACATCATCGGTGTGAGCGGCCCGCTGTTCCGCACGCGGACTGGGGAAGTGACGGTACGTGTGGAGAGCGTGCAGATGTTGGCGAAGTCGCTCCGTCCGTTGCCGTTTGGCAAGGAAGAAGTGGTGGACGGCAAAACGGTGCGTCACTCGGCGTTTAGCGACGGCGAGATGCGCTCGCGTCAGCGCTATGCCGATCTCGCGGTGCATCCCGAAGTGCGCGCCCTGTTTCGGGCGCGCTCAAAGATGACCACGTCGATTCGCACCTTCCTTGACGGACGCGACTTTCTCGAGGTTGAGACGCCGGTGTTGCAGCCGTTGTACGGCGGGGCAGCGGCCAAGCCGTTTGTCACGCATCACAACGCGCTCGACATGCCATTGTTTTTGCGCATTGCCGACGAGCTGTACCTGAAGCGGCTGAGCGTTGGCGGGTTCGACCGCGTGTATGAGATCGGACACGACTTCCGGAACGAAGGGATTGATCGCACGCACAATCCCGAGTTCACGATGCTCGAGTTCTATCAGGCGTATGCGGACTACACCGACATGATGACGCTCGTCGAAGCGCTGCTCATCTCGGCGGCGGGCGCCGTGCGTGATGCGCTCGCGGGGAGCGATGTGAGCGATGCCATTCCGGCGCGCGACCAAGCGGTGCTGGCTGGTCCGTTCCCGCGCTTGGAGTGGTTGCCGTCGCTCTCGCAGGCGCTCGGAGTGCCGGATGTGACGGCCATGAGCGACGCGGAGCTGCGCAAAGCCGCCGAACGCATTGGCGTGCAGAATGTGGGCGGGTTGTCGCGTCCGAAGGTGATGGATGAGCTCTTTCAGTTCCATGTGGAGAGCAAGATCGATCGCCCGACCTTCGTGATTGACTATCCCAAGGAACTGTCGCCGTTGGCGAAGCCCAAGCGCGGGAATCCTGAACTCACGGAACGGTTTGAGTTGTTTGCGCGTGGCAAGGAGCTGGCGAACGCCTTCAGCGAGCTCAACGATCCGATCGACCAGCGAGCGCGCTTCGAAGCGCAGGCGCGCCTCAAGGCCGCCGGCGACGAAGAAGCCACGAATGTGGATGAGGATTATCTGCGCGCCATGGAATACGGCATGCCCCCAACGGGCGGCGTTGGCATTGGGCTCGACCGGTTGTTTATGTATCTCACGGACACGCAGCACATTCGTGACGCGATTCTCTTTCCGACCATGCGGCCGGAGTAA
- the prfB gene encoding peptide chain release factor 2 (programmed frameshift) has protein sequence MAESDRTKSLKLDQSRLAELRRSFDLDGKRDALTRLEAEMADGGFWGNQEHAKEVVSKVKALKVWVDPFDKLWGRSQAALEMDALLDADPDPDMIAEVESEVVAIRDEADAFKLKSLLQGADDYRDAQVEISAGAGGTEAQDWAQMLMRMYTRWAERRGMTVEILDMSDGEEAGIKGAVLEIKGLYAYGFLHPEAGVHRLVRISPFDSQARRHTSFASIFVYPVVDNEINIEIRDEDVKMDVFRASGAGGQHVNKTSSAVRLTHIPSGIVVTCQQERSQGKNRATAMKQLKNRLYQQEVEKQAAVKAKLDANKQDVSFGSQIRSYVFQPYTMVNDHRTELKITDVQKVMDGAIDPFIEAYLKQQGS, from the exons ATGGCTGAATCTGATCGCACGAAATCGCTGAAGCTCGACCAGTCGAGACTCGCGGAGTTACGGAGG TCCTTTGACCTCGACGGCAAGCGCGACGCGCTGACCCGTCTTGAGGCGGAGATGGCCGATGGCGGCTTCTGGGGGAATCAGGAGCACGCGAAGGAAGTGGTGTCGAAGGTCAAAGCCCTGAAGGTGTGGGTGGACCCATTCGACAAACTCTGGGGCCGTTCGCAAGCAGCGCTCGAGATGGACGCGTTGCTCGATGCGGATCCGGACCCCGATATGATCGCCGAAGTCGAGAGCGAAGTCGTGGCGATTCGGGACGAGGCGGACGCATTCAAACTGAAGTCGCTCCTGCAAGGGGCCGACGACTACCGCGATGCCCAGGTCGAAATTTCTGCCGGTGCCGGTGGCACCGAGGCGCAGGATTGGGCCCAAATGCTGATGCGCATGTACACGCGCTGGGCGGAGCGTCGCGGTATGACGGTGGAAATTCTCGACATGAGCGACGGCGAAGAAGCGGGCATCAAAGGCGCCGTGCTTGAGATCAAGGGGCTGTACGCGTACGGATTTTTGCACCCCGAAGCGGGCGTGCATCGTCTCGTGCGCATCTCACCGTTTGACTCGCAGGCGCGCCGTCACACGAGCTTTGCGTCGATCTTCGTGTATCCGGTGGTGGATAACGAAATCAACATTGAAATTCGCGACGAAGACGTGAAGATGGATGTGTTCCGCGCGTCGGGTGCGGGTGGGCAGCACGTGAATAAAACCAGTTCGGCCGTGCGCTTGACGCATATCCCGTCTGGCATCGTGGTGACCTGCCAGCAGGAGCGGAGCCAGGGTAAGAATCGCGCGACCGCTATGAAGCAGCTCAAGAACCGCCTCTACCAACAAGAAGTGGAAAAGCAGGCGGCCGTCAAAGCAAAGCTCGACGCCAATAAGCAGGACGTGAGTTTTGGTAGTCAGATTCGGAGTTACGTTTTTCAGCCGTACACGATGGTCAACGACCATCGCACGGAACTCAAAATCACCGACGTACAAAAAGTGATGGACGGGGCGATCGATCCGTTCATTGAGGCTTACCTCAAACAGCAGGGTTCGTGA
- a CDS encoding diguanylate cyclase — protein MALATAVILTPDDQPLPEIVRSWLDARRLQSIVLRTADELMSIAFRSRPRLVLIDARGGPIESLTACRRIKSDSFTGIVPVVVTTVNEDISFAAAFDAGADEVFREGVSPAEMLLRLDALLRRSDRDTFVHPSTRLPGAMEIELDIARRLEADEFFAVCYADLDHFKEYNDRYSYYDGDRVIRILSKILHDVVKGTCGEAGFVGHIGGDDFLFVMPVDELQETCAEIIGTFDALVPFQYSEQDRRAGYYFGKDRRGQLHKVPLMTVSVGVVTNERRKFTHAAQVSELATEMKSYAKTLPGSVFTIDRRSDNHDNELPTVHTSAEQRAGDGL, from the coding sequence TTGGCGCTAGCGACTGCGGTAATTCTTACGCCGGATGATCAGCCACTCCCCGAAATCGTGCGGAGTTGGCTGGACGCTCGGCGTTTGCAGTCTATTGTCCTGCGGACGGCGGATGAATTGATGTCGATTGCGTTCCGGAGTCGCCCGCGGCTGGTGCTGATTGATGCGCGCGGCGGGCCGATTGAGTCGTTGACCGCCTGCCGGCGCATCAAGTCTGATTCCTTCACGGGAATCGTGCCGGTGGTGGTCACCACGGTCAATGAGGACATTTCGTTTGCCGCGGCGTTTGATGCGGGGGCAGATGAGGTGTTTCGCGAGGGGGTGTCGCCGGCAGAAATGCTGTTGCGTCTCGACGCGTTGCTGCGGCGATCTGATCGCGACACCTTCGTGCATCCCTCCACGCGCCTGCCGGGTGCGATGGAGATTGAGTTGGACATTGCGCGGCGTCTAGAGGCGGATGAGTTCTTTGCCGTCTGCTACGCCGACTTGGATCACTTCAAGGAATACAACGACCGGTACAGCTATTACGACGGCGACCGGGTGATTCGGATTCTCTCGAAGATTCTGCACGATGTTGTAAAAGGCACCTGCGGCGAGGCTGGGTTCGTGGGTCACATTGGCGGCGACGATTTCCTCTTTGTGATGCCGGTGGATGAACTGCAGGAGACGTGCGCCGAGATTATCGGGACGTTCGATGCGCTGGTGCCCTTCCAGTATTCGGAACAGGATCGTCGCGCTGGGTATTATTTTGGTAAGGACCGTCGTGGCCAGCTGCACAAGGTGCCGCTGATGACGGTCTCCGTCGGCGTCGTGACCAACGAGCGGCGGAAGTTCACTCATGCGGCGCAAGTCAGCGAGTTGGCGACAGAAATGAAGAGTTACGCGAAGACGCTGCCCGGGTCGGTCTTTACGATTGATCGACGCAGCGATAACCACGACAACGAACTTCCGACGGTGCATACGTCGGCTGAGCAGCGTGCGGGGGATGGCTTGTGA
- a CDS encoding PorV/PorQ family protein yields MCRLLRALLVCGGFAALGGARSALAQDVTKEGAAFLVMPVGARAVGVGQSVVASEIGGTGIWWNPASIARIRRPELTLDYSQTSLGVQGIAIAGVYPAGLVGVVAVGAYLLDLGEQEATDLYGTIGTILPRDLVLGASYAATIGRRVSVGVTYKLVQQRTDCTGSCGNLPLYVASTNGVDAGLQVAVDSARRLVLGAALRNVGFNLQVNDVPQADPLPLRLHLGARYLVPWVERRVQGATLATVAEVMTHPADRKVQVRAGGEFALQNKYYLRAGYAMGSGELSGASVGVGIRRAGLAMDFAQSFGDGTTDRQRSPTYLTLRFGF; encoded by the coding sequence ATGTGCCGCTTGCTGCGCGCGCTCCTGGTGTGCGGCGGATTCGCTGCGCTCGGCGGCGCGCGCTCGGCGTTGGCGCAGGACGTCACCAAAGAAGGGGCGGCGTTCTTAGTGATGCCGGTGGGCGCTCGGGCTGTGGGCGTCGGGCAATCGGTGGTTGCCTCGGAGATTGGCGGCACGGGGATCTGGTGGAATCCGGCGTCCATCGCGCGGATACGACGTCCCGAACTCACGCTCGACTATTCGCAGACGTCGCTCGGGGTGCAGGGGATTGCGATCGCTGGCGTGTATCCGGCCGGCCTCGTGGGTGTGGTGGCGGTTGGCGCCTATCTCCTTGACCTCGGCGAACAAGAAGCGACCGATCTCTACGGCACGATTGGTACGATTCTCCCGCGCGACCTCGTGCTTGGCGCGTCGTATGCGGCCACGATTGGGCGCCGAGTGTCGGTAGGCGTTACCTATAAACTTGTGCAACAGCGCACCGACTGCACCGGGTCGTGCGGTAATCTGCCGCTCTACGTGGCGTCGACCAACGGCGTGGATGCGGGGCTGCAGGTGGCCGTGGATTCGGCGCGCCGGTTGGTGCTTGGCGCAGCGCTGCGCAACGTGGGGTTCAACCTGCAGGTGAACGACGTTCCGCAGGCGGATCCGCTTCCATTGCGGCTACACCTCGGGGCGCGTTATCTGGTGCCGTGGGTGGAGCGCCGAGTGCAGGGGGCCACGTTGGCTACGGTGGCGGAAGTGATGACGCACCCGGCCGACCGGAAAGTGCAGGTGCGAGCTGGAGGGGAATTCGCGTTGCAGAATAAATATTATCTGCGGGCGGGCTACGCGATGGGAAGTGGCGAACTAAGTGGTGCCTCGGTGGGGGTGGGGATTCGTCGCGCGGGGCTGGCGATGGATTTTGCTCAGTCCTTTGGCGACGGCACCACCGATCGACAGCGCTCGCCGACTTACCTGACACTGCGGTTCGGATTCTGA
- a CDS encoding Trm112 family protein: MALASPLLAILVCPKCKGPLAYREADSALDCLACALRYPVRDDIPVMLIDEAKPLA, encoded by the coding sequence ATGGCGCTTGCCTCGCCGTTGCTCGCGATTCTCGTCTGCCCCAAATGCAAAGGACCACTCGCGTATCGAGAAGCCGACTCGGCGCTCGACTGCCTGGCCTGTGCGTTGCGGTATCCGGTGCGCGACGACATCCCCGTGATGTTGATCGATGAGGCCAAGCCGCTCGCGTAG
- the era gene encoding GTPase Era: protein MTTRAGIVTVAGRPNAGKSTLLNRLVGTQLAITSPKPQSTRDRIVGILSDDTTQIVLHDTPGLLQPEYALHKAMQASALQALQDADIIVHVVDAGSKIESLAEAAGFPPHRTPKAPVILALNKTDSLSKGNRAGLEADYPSAEFISALTGDGIPDLLSRIRAMLPVHPFFYDAEDLSTQQTRFFAAEFIRETALEQLSDEVPYSIACEIEEFRETRTPVYIRAVLHVERDSQKRILIGSGGARVKSIGKEARRKIEQLIGGQVYLDLWVKVLPNWRRDHAALRRLGYKVPEGE from the coding sequence ATGACTACGCGCGCGGGAATCGTCACTGTTGCCGGCCGGCCGAATGCCGGTAAATCGACGCTGCTCAACCGACTCGTCGGCACGCAGCTCGCCATTACCAGCCCAAAGCCCCAGTCCACGCGCGATCGCATCGTTGGCATCCTCTCCGACGACACCACGCAGATCGTCCTGCACGACACGCCAGGGCTCCTCCAGCCGGAGTACGCCCTCCATAAAGCCATGCAGGCGTCCGCGCTCCAGGCGCTCCAAGACGCCGACATCATTGTGCATGTGGTGGACGCGGGCAGTAAAATCGAATCACTCGCCGAGGCAGCCGGCTTTCCGCCTCATCGAACGCCAAAGGCGCCGGTGATTCTCGCTCTGAACAAAACCGACTCGCTCTCCAAGGGAAATCGCGCCGGGCTCGAGGCCGATTACCCGAGCGCCGAGTTCATCTCCGCGCTCACGGGCGACGGGATCCCAGACCTTCTCAGTCGTATCCGCGCGATGCTGCCGGTGCACCCGTTCTTCTACGACGCCGAAGATCTGAGCACCCAGCAAACCCGCTTCTTTGCCGCGGAGTTCATTCGCGAAACTGCGCTCGAGCAGCTCTCTGATGAAGTGCCGTACAGCATCGCGTGCGAAATTGAAGAGTTTCGGGAAACGCGCACGCCGGTATACATTCGAGCGGTTCTGCACGTAGAACGCGACAGTCAGAAGCGCATTCTGATTGGGTCGGGTGGGGCGCGTGTGAAATCGATCGGCAAGGAAGCTCGGCGCAAGATCGAGCAGCTCATTGGCGGTCAGGTCTACTTGGATCTCTGGGTGAAGGTGCTCCCGAACTGGCGACGCGATCACGCGGCGCTCCGGCGTTTGGGATACAAAGTTCCCGAAGGAGAATGA